AGTTGCTCTACCACCTGCCGTTTCAGCTCCACACTGAACTTCCGTTTCGGATTCATGGCACCATCCTTTCCTCGTATCAAAATACCAATCCGTGCCAAATCCTCCTAACCTTTTGTGTCCAGTCTCAGGGGTGCAGTCCACAGCCACCGTAGGAGTAGTATTCGTACTCCAGCATACCCCGCGGGCGGTTATCGTTGCTCCGCCATCTGATGCAATAGTCCCGCCGCATTGCGCCGTTGTTTCCGTTATGGCACTCACAGCAGCGGTAGTTAATGCCGGCAATATCTCTGATGTTGTAAATGCCATGTTTATGCCATAGCCGTTGCCGACGCTATTGGCGGCATAAGCCCTTACATAATAAATGGTGTTTCCCGTTAGACTAGTGATCGAACTGGTAAAACTACCAGCCCCGGCACCATCAGAAGTTTTGTTATCAGCCACCGTAGGAGTAGTATTCGTACTCCAGCATACCCCGCGGGCGGTTATCGTTGCTCCGCCATCTGATATAATAGTCCCGCCGCATTGTGCCGTTGTTTCCGTTATGGCGCTGACAGCGGCCGTGGTTAATATCGGCGGTATCGCAGATGTTGTAAATGCCATAGTCATGCCATAGCCGGTGCCGACGCTATTGGTGGCATAAGCCCGTACATAATAAGGGGTGTTGCCAGTTAAACCGGCGATGGAACTTATGAAACTGCCTATTCCTGCGCCATCAATGGTTTTATTATCAGCCACCGCAGGAGTAGCATTCGTGCTCCAGCATACCCCGCGGGCGGTTACGGATGCTCGGCCATCTGATGTAATAGTTCCGCCGCATTGTGCCGTTGTTTCCGTTATGGCACTGACAGCGGCCGTGGTTAATACCGGCGGTATCGCAAATGCTTCAAATGCCATTATCATACCATAACCGGTGCCGACACTATTGGTGGCATAAGCCCTTACATAATAAGGGGTGTTGACTGTTAGACCGGTGATCTTACTGGTAAAACTACCTGCCCCGGCACCGTCAGTGGTTTTATTATCAGCCATCGTAGGAATAGTATTCTTACTCCAGCATACCCCGCGGGCGGTTATCGTTGCTCCGCCATCTGATGTAATAGTGCCGCCGCATTGTGCTGTTGTTTCCGTTATCCCACTGACAACGGCGGTGGTTATCTGCGGAGGAGAACTTTTTGAATCAGCAGGATTATCCTTTGAACAACCGAGCAAAAACAATAGTATAACTGCTAAAACAACTACTGTTAGATTCCTTACGATATGACCCATGATAGACCTCCCGAGTTGGAGATTCATTCATGTTAAATATATCTTATTTGGCTGAGATCTCAAGAGTTTTCTATTATGCTTTTTATTCGCTATTCTGCTTTAGATTTGCGCGGGGTCTTGCCGAGAACAGAGTATGAGGTGTGACCCCGCGCGTTCTTATGCCGCAAGGTCACGCCTTCCCGCTTGCAGCGAGAAGGCTAAGACCCTGCGAAACTTTAAATTCCTGTTGCGGAAAAGGGCGAAATTCATTAAATTATGAGCGACAAATTTATCAATATCAGGCTGTTAAAATCATACTTAAATGGGAGGAGATTCAGTATGAGAAACTTAAGCCCCTCAGGTCGTATTTCGGCCATGTTGTTTATGGCCGCCCTGGTCCTGGTGCTTTGCCCGCTTTCTAATGCACAGCAGGAGCCGACAAAAAAGGCCCGGCCGAATTCACTTCAGAAAGGCGCCTGGTCGCTGCAATTTGAGCTTGATAATGATTTCCGGCCCCGGACTTTCGAGGGATCGATCCTGAATATCAAGCGTCATTATTCCGAAAGAACGGCCGTTCGTCTCGGCGTGAGTATCACCGTTAATGTCGGCGATCAAGAGACCGTGACAAACTCAGCCTCTGCGAATCAATTGGACGAGCAGCACTTTTACGATGTAGATTTTAATCATTCCAGCTATGATTTGATGCTCCAGTACCTTTATTATCCAGTGCGTCGATCGGAAGTGCACCTATTCCTCGGCCTCGGGCCACATCTCGGATTTACCCATAACAAAGAAGATGCAGTTGTCCGTGATAGGGTTCGTTTGATTTCAACTCGGAGGGAATTCCGTTCACGCAGTTCTTCCTGGACACTCGGTGGAATGGGCGTCATCGGCGTGGAGTGGTTTTTGTGGCATAATGTAAGCTTTCTGGCGGAATATGGCATATTACTCGATTATCAATGGGAAAACTGGAAAGATAATGAGCGCATATATCCCGATGGGCGGATGACAGCGCAAACACGCGACCGCCACAGTTTCAATGTCAGGGGGCGCCCGGTAAAATTCGGGATGTCGGTTTATTTTTGATTGAGCCGCCCAATTCCGCGTTAGTCTGACAGAAAAATCGGCCAGAACCCAGACTTCAGGGTTTTGACCCTTACTTTTTTGGAACTTTCGCCGATTCTGAATGGTTTAACAAGTTAAATAAAGATTATTTTAGTCTAATATAAAAAGTACCTTGACAATTAAGACAATTTAAGTTAGATATAACCAATGATTAATAATTTTCATCTATGGAGGACAAGCTCGTGAATAAGAGAACATTTTTCGGTCTGGCTCTGGTTTTGGGTTTGGTTTTGGCGATGGCCCCCAATTTTGTTTTTGCCTGCGGCGGGCAGGGGAGTTCAACCAGTTCCAGTTCCTGCTCGGGAATGAAAGCTACCACGGCCAGTTCGGGCTCCGGCTCATGCTCGGGAATGAAAGCCACCAAGGCTAATTCAGGCTCTGACGTGACAACAGCGGATGCCAAATGCGACTATAAAGGAAAATGTGCCGATCTTACCATGAATATCAAGGGGATGACCTGCACCGGCTGTGAGGCCGCGATTACGGATGCTTTGAAGGCGAATAAAGGGGTTATTAAAGTTGTCTCGATTGATTATAAGACCGGCAAGGCAGTCGTCTGTTATGACCCGGATAAGGTGGAATCAAGTCAACTGACTACCGTAGTTACCAAGACCGGCTATCAGGCCGAGATTATTCCCGCCGTGGCCACTTCGACCACCAATACCCCGAAAAAGGGTTTGGTTTGCGATATGACCGGGAAGTGCGAGAAGAAAGGCGCGACCAAGACCGAATCGCAGGACACCTCGCATTAGTTTGAATATTCTCTATTTAAGTATAATCAGGCGGGGATCTCCCCGCCTTTTTTTATGGCTTCAGCCGGATTGAATTGCCAAAGTGATAATAGATTCTTATAATTGACAAATGCGTAAGACCGCAATATTGATACTTGTTCTAATGGCCGGATCGCCGGCTTTTTCCGCCAAATATGCCGGGGAGTCTTTCTCTTTGGGTGTCAGCGCGCGGGCGCTGGCCATGGGGGGGGCGGCAATTGCCGGGCCTTTTGATGGTTCCGCCGGATATTGGAATCCGGCCGGGCTGAATTCGCTTGCCGGGCATAATATCATGGCGATGCATGCCGAGACTTTCGGGGCGCTACTCAACCATGATTTTCTGGCCTATTCCTTCAAGCGGGCGGATATTACGGCGGGGATTCAATCTTATGGTTTCTATTTCTATTACCTTGGCGGCGGCGGAATCAAAATTAC
This region of Candidatus Zixiibacteriota bacterium genomic DNA includes:
- a CDS encoding cation transporter; translated protein: MNKRTFFGLALVLGLVLAMAPNFVFACGGQGSSTSSSSCSGMKATTASSGSGSCSGMKATKANSGSDVTTADAKCDYKGKCADLTMNIKGMTCTGCEAAITDALKANKGVIKVVSIDYKTGKAVVCYDPDKVESSQLTTVVTKTGYQAEIIPAVATSTTNTPKKGLVCDMTGKCEKKGATKTESQDTSH